Proteins encoded within one genomic window of uncultured Desulfobacter sp.:
- a CDS encoding Fic/DOC family N-terminal domain-containing protein has product MTGFNPIFSITNRMTSAITQIERARGFLEAARLSDDLVRDMGNQALIKEAHHTTHIEGTRLTLDQAKRLWKGEAAPEADPDDSRELLNYRSAFEFVSECLDSGDPITEGMIREIHRKLVYGVRGGKADPGNYRRIQNYVDNSSTGEVIYIPHHLQ; this is encoded by the coding sequence ATGACAGGTTTCAACCCCATATTCTCTATCACCAACCGCATGACATCCGCCATTACACAGATTGAGCGTGCACGGGGATTTTTGGAAGCCGCAAGGTTATCCGATGACTTGGTAAGGGATATGGGAAACCAGGCTCTAATTAAAGAGGCCCATCATACCACCCATATCGAAGGGACACGGCTGACATTGGATCAGGCTAAACGTCTATGGAAAGGTGAAGCTGCACCTGAAGCCGATCCGGATGATAGCAGAGAACTGTTGAACTACCGGTCTGCTTTTGAATTTGTATCCGAATGCCTGGATAGCGGAGATCCCATTACCGAAGGAATGATTCGGGAAATTCATCGGAAACTGGTCTATGGAGTTCGAGGCGGCAAAGCTGATCCGGGGAACTATCGGCGGATCCAAAATTATGTGGACAACTCATCTACTGGTGAAGTTATTTATATACCCCACCATCTGCAGTAG
- a CDS encoding transposase, producing MTKKSKKELAEQIMMEIVEQYDYSQSLDIPIEELIGIEDQAPTAGIRSLPEMAFYVENFHSDKLFHFDTLKKPYPEIVDPELQFIDQVIDDRIINSLIAPDGYSAAHRDIQPYQLFRMELLKIIKYPEISYRKFCSDEYFGKERKQNRRFIRLSLKTKIQVDHTELCHFRRDLKFKQLMNVLVYFLHHFYKSGCLENAVIHGVDSSELPSEVNYPLCTIEINGNKVRIYSDPDCDCGKRRNKRDKSYYVIGYRMHTLTAINPTNGHSFPLVSLVGAANHHDSLFLKPLIKLAQALGIDIKLITADQAYHDSDGSVLNETGVYVVAPASEQAKLPENVLQTPMRVTCNNSCEIPMDYLGTTLNGHEFRCGATPGECMFASSCPKSRIINFDNGHFQPMPTFHTGSQTAIKVRKNCERPFNLMKKREGLEQTRVRSQHGVVVRSALTTIVTLLIEMAGTRHKPQKKDYKQRELFAATG from the coding sequence ATGACGAAGAAGTCCAAAAAAGAATTGGCAGAGCAAATCATGATGGAGATTGTGGAGCAATACGATTATTCTCAGTCTCTGGACATCCCCATCGAGGAGCTCATAGGCATTGAAGATCAAGCCCCTACAGCAGGCATTCGTAGTCTTCCTGAAATGGCATTTTACGTTGAAAATTTTCATTCAGATAAATTGTTTCATTTTGATACCCTGAAAAAGCCATACCCTGAAATTGTAGATCCGGAATTACAGTTTATTGATCAAGTTATAGATGACAGGATTATCAATAGCTTGATCGCGCCCGACGGCTACTCCGCTGCGCACAGGGATATTCAGCCCTACCAATTATTTCGGATGGAGCTGTTAAAAATTATCAAATACCCTGAAATCAGTTACAGGAAATTTTGCAGCGATGAATATTTTGGCAAAGAACGAAAGCAAAACAGGCGTTTTATTCGGTTGTCGTTAAAAACCAAAATCCAGGTAGATCATACTGAATTATGTCATTTCAGGCGTGACTTGAAATTCAAGCAATTGATGAATGTCCTGGTATATTTTCTCCACCATTTTTATAAATCGGGCTGCCTTGAGAATGCCGTTATCCATGGAGTTGATTCCAGTGAACTGCCGTCCGAAGTCAATTATCCCCTTTGCACCATTGAAATCAACGGCAACAAAGTACGAATTTATTCCGATCCGGACTGTGATTGTGGAAAACGCCGGAATAAAAGGGATAAGTCCTATTATGTCATTGGATACCGAATGCATACACTAACCGCCATCAACCCCACAAACGGTCATAGCTTTCCATTGGTATCCCTTGTGGGGGCAGCCAATCATCATGACAGTCTATTTTTGAAACCATTGATCAAGCTTGCTCAGGCACTCGGTATCGATATTAAATTGATAACCGCAGACCAGGCTTACCACGATAGTGATGGTTCGGTTCTCAATGAAACCGGTGTCTATGTCGTAGCCCCTGCATCGGAGCAAGCGAAATTGCCCGAGAATGTATTGCAAACTCCGATGAGGGTTACCTGCAATAATTCTTGTGAAATTCCAATGGATTATTTGGGTACAACACTGAATGGCCATGAGTTTAGGTGTGGTGCAACGCCTGGCGAATGTATGTTTGCATCAAGTTGCCCTAAATCGAGAATAATCAATTTTGATAACGGTCATTTCCAGCCAATGCCAACTTTTCATACCGGGTCGCAAACAGCAATCAAAGTTCGAAAGAATTGCGAACGGCCTTTCAATTTGATGAAAAAAAGGGAAGGCCTTGAACAGACGAGAGTGAGAAGCCAGCATGGTGTAGTTGTCCGATCAGCATTGACGACAATTGTAACATTGTTGATTGAAATGGCTGGGACAAGACATAAACCGCAAAAAAAAGATTATAAACAAAGGGAGTTGTTTGCCGCCACAGGATAG
- a CDS encoding PEP-utilizing enzyme, which yields MPARRRATYRLVNARWQTERAGVPAKGKVLKGIAASPGIIRGNIRIIRGEHEFGKLLAGEVLVCPYTNPAWTPLFATATAVVTETGGLASHAAIVAREYGIPSVMGIPGITRTLKTGQEVQVDGNRGIVSQF from the coding sequence TTGCCGGCGCGCCGGCGCGCCACCTACCGGTTGGTGAATGCCCGCTGGCAGACAGAAAGAGCCGGCGTCCCGGCCAAGGGAAAGGTTCTCAAGGGAATTGCCGCCAGCCCGGGCATTATCCGGGGCAATATCAGGATCATCCGCGGGGAGCATGAGTTCGGCAAACTTCTGGCCGGCGAGGTGTTGGTCTGTCCGTACACCAACCCGGCCTGGACACCGCTTTTTGCCACGGCAACAGCAGTGGTTACCGAAACGGGCGGGCTTGCATCGCATGCGGCAATTGTGGCCCGTGAATATGGCATACCGTCAGTAATGGGTATTCCCGGGATAACCCGGACCCTGAAAACCGGTCAGGAAGTACAGGTTGATGGAAACCGGGGAATCGTATCTCAATTTTAA
- the trpS gene encoding tryptophan--tRNA ligase produces MKRILTGERTTGKLHIGHYFGSLASRISLQEEYDTCIILSDMQVLYDHLEDEKSKMLRKHVYEVLLDNLSVGLDHRKVTFFIQSEIPELAELTMLFMFLVSVARAKRNPTIKDEMQQTGTDYDKMNLGFLSFPVSQAADILLTKAHMVPIGEDQIPHVEQTREIARRFNSQFGDVFPEPKYLISKFSRLPGLDGKKKMSKSLNNAIYLSDSEEDVENKIKKAYSGEGHALFIYGELFGVTPNDRMEMFKPQLADAINDFLEPIRKRRKELEEDQEYLRRILDKGKERIREIGSHTMQEVREAMKMIY; encoded by the coding sequence ATGAAGAGGATTCTAACAGGCGAAAGAACCACAGGAAAACTCCATATCGGTCATTATTTTGGGTCATTGGCATCCAGGATATCACTTCAGGAAGAGTATGATACATGCATCATCCTTTCAGATATGCAGGTGCTGTATGACCATTTGGAGGATGAAAAAAGCAAAATGTTGCGTAAACATGTTTATGAGGTGCTTCTTGATAATCTATCGGTTGGTCTGGATCATAGGAAAGTCACCTTCTTTATCCAAAGTGAAATTCCCGAACTGGCTGAGCTAACGATGCTTTTTATGTTTTTGGTCAGTGTTGCGCGAGCTAAGAGAAATCCAACAATTAAAGATGAGATGCAACAAACGGGAACTGATTATGATAAAATGAATCTTGGTTTTTTATCTTTTCCCGTCTCCCAGGCCGCAGATATTCTTTTAACAAAAGCCCACATGGTACCAATCGGTGAAGATCAAATTCCCCATGTTGAGCAGACCAGAGAGATAGCCAGGCGATTTAATTCACAGTTCGGAGATGTTTTCCCCGAACCGAAATATTTAATATCAAAATTTTCAAGGCTGCCGGGCCTCGATGGGAAAAAAAAGATGTCCAAGTCGCTTAATAACGCAATATACCTTTCCGACAGTGAAGAAGATGTCGAGAACAAGATCAAAAAGGCTTATTCCGGCGAAGGACACGCCTTATTTATCTACGGTGAATTATTTGGCGTTACACCAAATGATCGGATGGAGATGTTCAAACCACAGTTGGCGGATGCTATTAACGATTTTTTGGAGCCGATTCGAAAAAGACGAAAAGAGCTGGAAGAAGACCAGGAGTACCTGCGCCGGATACTGGATAAAGGAAAGGAAAGAATTCGAGAGATCGGTTCTCATACTATGCAGGAAGTAAGGGAAGCAATGAAAATGATATATTGA
- a CDS encoding type II toxin-antitoxin system Phd/YefM family antitoxin produces the protein MGKLSNIIPISDLRQDAANLLKRLQKSKDPLIITQRGRASAVIIGVDAYEESEHEKELLRLLVRGDREIETGQGYDLDTVLSEADTLLSNEPS, from the coding sequence ATGGGCAAGCTATCAAATATTATTCCAATAAGCGATTTAAGGCAAGATGCTGCAAATCTGCTGAAACGATTACAAAAAAGCAAGGATCCTTTAATAATTACACAAAGAGGTAGGGCATCAGCGGTAATTATCGGAGTTGATGCATATGAGGAATCTGAGCACGAGAAAGAGCTATTGCGCCTTTTGGTTAGGGGAGACAGGGAAATTGAAACGGGTCAGGGATATGATTTGGATACAGTTCTTTCTGAAGCTGATACCCTTTTGTCTAACGAGCCCTCGTGA
- a CDS encoding type II toxin-antitoxin system RelE/ParE family toxin has protein sequence MKVKFTPSARTQFLSALSYIRKDKPSAALNFCNQAEKILRRLEDFPEFGRIIPEFPELPYREVIISPYRFFYKTKDDIVWIVAVWHGAQLPKEPTT, from the coding sequence GTGAAGGTTAAATTTACACCTTCTGCAAGAACTCAATTCCTTTCTGCGCTATCATATATTCGAAAGGACAAGCCTTCGGCTGCTCTTAATTTTTGTAATCAGGCTGAAAAAATCTTGCGTCGGCTTGAGGATTTTCCTGAATTCGGAAGAATCATACCTGAATTTCCAGAACTCCCCTACCGAGAAGTGATCATATCGCCGTACCGGTTTTTTTATAAAACCAAAGATGATATTGTTTGGATAGTCGCAGTGTGGCATGGAGCGCAGCTCCCTAAAGAACCAACAACCTGA
- a CDS encoding IS66 family transposase, with the protein MMVSFVSDFSDREHNYKAEIKILNEQIKSLRDQLFGKKTEKIHKDDGQLSLFDTFKPDTPILDEPEEISVPAHNRKKPGRRPLPENLPRVEVIHDLTEEEKICACGCMKSRCGKEESEQLEIIPAQMRVIRNIRYKYACKNCEGVDDDGPTVSIARMPEQMIPKSIATPGLLAHILTAKFADALPFYRQEKQFHRIGVDIHRSNMCNWAMKVAQACEILLEYMKGEILKGPVINIDETTVQVLKEPKRSKCYMWVFKGGTPDNPIILFQYHATRSGDVARNFLNGYQGIVQTDGYAGYDFLDHIVEIIHIACWAHARRKFMAVVKAAGNKTGNPTGTAGKALKYIRKLYKIEKEANELGLSAEGLYRKRQEQSLPILDEFKKWLDAQVERVPPKSLLGKAINYTLNQWHRLVLYTASGLVMPDNNVVENAIRPFVVGRKNWLFSCTPAGAVASACIYSLIETAKANGLEPYWYLRFLFENLPEAMTEDEFKALMPQNVDKHLLESNYTTLRQA; encoded by the coding sequence ATGATGGTTTCTTTTGTCAGTGATTTTTCAGATAGAGAGCACAATTATAAAGCCGAAATCAAAATTCTCAACGAACAGATTAAAAGCCTTCGGGACCAACTTTTTGGTAAAAAGACAGAAAAAATCCATAAGGATGACGGGCAACTATCCCTTTTCGATACTTTTAAGCCGGATACTCCCATATTGGACGAACCCGAAGAAATCAGCGTGCCTGCCCATAATCGAAAGAAGCCAGGGCGTAGGCCTTTGCCTGAAAATCTTCCACGGGTTGAAGTGATCCACGATCTGACCGAGGAAGAAAAAATATGTGCCTGTGGCTGCATGAAATCCCGTTGCGGCAAAGAAGAATCTGAACAGCTTGAAATTATTCCGGCACAAATGAGAGTAATCAGAAACATCCGCTATAAATACGCCTGTAAAAACTGCGAAGGTGTTGACGATGATGGACCAACAGTGTCCATCGCCAGAATGCCGGAACAAATGATTCCCAAGAGCATTGCAACCCCAGGACTTTTGGCCCATATCCTGACAGCCAAATTTGCAGATGCTTTACCCTTCTACCGACAGGAAAAACAGTTTCACCGAATTGGAGTAGACATTCACAGATCCAATATGTGCAATTGGGCTATGAAAGTGGCCCAGGCCTGTGAGATCCTGCTGGAATATATGAAGGGTGAAATTCTTAAAGGCCCAGTGATAAATATTGATGAAACAACAGTCCAAGTTCTCAAAGAACCGAAACGGTCAAAATGTTATATGTGGGTGTTCAAAGGAGGGACACCGGACAATCCCATTATTCTGTTCCAGTATCACGCAACTCGATCCGGGGATGTTGCCCGGAATTTTTTGAACGGTTATCAAGGTATTGTCCAGACGGATGGCTATGCCGGCTATGACTTTCTTGATCATATTGTGGAAATCATTCATATTGCGTGCTGGGCACACGCACGTCGAAAGTTCATGGCTGTGGTCAAAGCTGCAGGAAATAAAACTGGTAACCCAACGGGAACCGCTGGCAAAGCCCTGAAGTACATCCGCAAATTATACAAAATAGAGAAAGAGGCCAACGAACTTGGCTTGTCTGCTGAGGGACTTTACCGGAAAAGGCAGGAGCAATCCTTGCCCATCCTTGATGAATTTAAAAAATGGTTGGATGCTCAAGTTGAGAGGGTGCCGCCCAAAAGTCTTCTTGGTAAGGCCATTAACTACACCCTTAATCAATGGCATCGGTTGGTCCTGTATACGGCAAGTGGTCTGGTAATGCCGGATAATAATGTAGTCGAAAATGCCATAAGGCCCTTTGTGGTGGGTAGAAAAAATTGGTTGTTTTCGTGTACACCTGCGGGCGCCGTTGCCAGTGCCTGCATTTACAGCCTGATCGAAACAGCCAAGGCCAATGGACTTGAACCTTACTGGTACCTCAGGTTTCTCTTTGAGAATTTACCGGAAGCCATGACAGAAGATGAATTTAAAGCCTTGATGCCACAAAACGTGGATAAACATTTGCTGGAATCCAACTATACAACACTCCGCCAGGCTTAA
- the tnpB gene encoding IS66 family insertion sequence element accessory protein TnpB (TnpB, as the term is used for proteins encoded by IS66 family insertion elements, is considered an accessory protein, since TnpC, encoded by a neighboring gene, is a DDE family transposase.), producing the protein MFSPTQNLKIHIALGSTDMRKAIDGLSILVSEKLNLDPFSGHMFVFCNRKRNILKILYWDRNGFCLWHKRLEKDYFQWPKSKEEILTIGAKELSWLIDGLSIRQEKAHKSLKYSAVF; encoded by the coding sequence ATGTTTTCTCCCACCCAGAATTTAAAAATTCATATAGCACTTGGAAGCACTGATATGCGCAAGGCCATTGATGGACTATCCATACTTGTGAGCGAAAAGTTAAATTTGGATCCATTTTCAGGACACATGTTTGTATTCTGTAATCGGAAACGGAATATATTGAAAATCCTGTATTGGGATCGCAATGGATTCTGTCTTTGGCACAAGCGCTTGGAAAAGGATTATTTTCAATGGCCCAAGTCAAAAGAGGAGATTTTGACCATCGGAGCAAAAGAGCTTTCCTGGCTGATTGACGGACTTTCCATTCGTCAGGAAAAAGCGCATAAATCATTAAAATATTCGGCTGTTTTTTGA
- a CDS encoding IS66 family insertion sequence element accessory protein TnpB: protein MSETEKKNQKLTQFWKYHIKQWSESGMSQNAYCRQNDLRPNQFTYWKMKFKSQALVPEFVQVPSTQINQALSLSGQKGLTLNTDNGFQIEIPDGFSQTTLAQVLQVLRRC from the coding sequence ATGTCAGAAACAGAGAAGAAAAACCAAAAACTAACCCAGTTCTGGAAGTACCACATTAAACAATGGTCTGAATCGGGTATGTCCCAAAATGCATATTGCAGGCAAAATGATTTAAGACCCAATCAATTTACATACTGGAAAATGAAATTCAAAAGCCAGGCACTTGTCCCAGAATTCGTTCAGGTCCCTTCAACGCAGATTAACCAGGCGCTAAGTCTTTCTGGACAAAAAGGCTTAACGTTGAATACAGATAACGGATTCCAGATCGAAATACCGGATGGATTTTCCCAAACAACCCTGGCCCAGGTGCTTCAAGTATTAAGGCGGTGCTGA
- a CDS encoding Fic family protein, whose protein sequence is MVKWLNSDLEIHPVLISGIVQFQLVHIHPFLDGNGRTSRLLSTLCLYKAGYDSKRLFTISEYYDRDRKTFYKTIQSVRENNMDMTGWLNYFITGLETQMIEVKERGERVIRRVHGYIWMKRGNG, encoded by the coding sequence ATGGTAAAATGGCTGAATTCGGATCTTGAAATCCATCCGGTTTTAATCAGTGGGATTGTCCAATTCCAACTGGTCCATATCCATCCGTTCCTTGACGGTAACGGGCGAACCTCAAGGTTATTATCAACGCTATGTCTTTACAAGGCCGGGTATGATTCCAAACGATTGTTCACCATTAGTGAATATTATGATCGTGACAGGAAGACTTTTTATAAAACAATTCAAAGTGTTCGTGAAAACAACATGGATATGACCGGATGGCTGAATTATTTTATCACCGGTTTGGAAACTCAAATGATTGAGGTTAAAGAGCGTGGCGAACGGGTAATCCGCAGAGTTCACGGTTATATATGGATGAAACGTGGCAATGGATAA
- a CDS encoding UPF0158 family protein, translating into MGKIKIVDSDLLDLLEDHSGFRTGHIDKQTGEILMTFEDYDEPEQEEIFEKLEQDPDRYLRIEPIDSHEGFRIMENFVAGLPEGEDRDLLRKVLSWKKPFSNFRSALADMGDLRRQWFDFHDKELRRLATEWLKVEKLDAELVPFNSDPLFFQS; encoded by the coding sequence ATGGGAAAAATCAAGATCGTAGATTCGGATCTGCTTGACCTGCTCGAAGATCACAGCGGATTCCGAACCGGGCATATTGACAAGCAAACCGGTGAGATACTCATGACCTTCGAAGATTATGACGAACCGGAGCAAGAAGAGATATTTGAGAAGCTTGAGCAAGATCCGGATAGATACCTCCGGATAGAGCCGATTGATTCACATGAGGGATTCCGGATTATGGAAAACTTCGTGGCAGGACTGCCGGAAGGCGAAGATCGCGACCTTCTCCGGAAGGTCTTGTCATGGAAAAAACCATTCAGCAATTTTAGGAGTGCACTTGCAGACATGGGTGACCTCCGCCGGCAGTGGTTTGATTTTCACGACAAGGAACTCCGCAGGCTTGCCACAGAATGGCTCAAGGTTGAAAAACTTGATGCAGAATTGGTACCATTCAATAGCGACCCTTTGTTTTTCCAGTCATGA
- a CDS encoding HAD family hydrolase: MIFFDIDDTLLDNQAAESAAAKDFHYLYRSVFPLSPDEFAQSWRIITEKHVQRYLSGELSFQGQRRERLKEIFSHNRILSDTEADNLFQKYLGCYENNWRLFPDVITCFDRLKDERLGIISNGDSVQQRQKLTATGIIERFSVILISGDIGISKPNSKIFLKACRMAEVDPSECWHIGDNFEADFQGCMSVGMNGVWLAKNGSDPIKGCEAIRSLSDLKNIMEKTIWNCQ; this comes from the coding sequence ATGATTTTTTTTGATATAGATGACACATTGCTTGATAACCAGGCAGCTGAATCTGCTGCCGCTAAAGATTTTCATTATCTTTATAGAAGTGTATTTCCCTTATCGCCGGACGAGTTTGCACAAAGTTGGCGAATAATCACAGAGAAGCACGTTCAAAGATATTTATCAGGTGAATTATCTTTTCAGGGCCAAAGAAGAGAGCGATTAAAGGAAATCTTTTCCCATAATCGTATCCTATCAGACACAGAAGCTGACAATCTTTTTCAAAAATATCTTGGCTGTTATGAAAATAACTGGAGACTATTTCCCGATGTCATAACCTGTTTTGACCGATTAAAAGATGAGAGATTGGGAATTATTTCAAATGGAGATTCCGTTCAGCAAAGGCAAAAACTAACTGCCACAGGAATTATTGAACGATTTTCAGTGATTCTAATCTCAGGTGATATCGGCATATCAAAACCAAATTCAAAAATCTTCTTGAAAGCATGCCGGATGGCTGAGGTAGATCCTTCAGAATGTTGGCACATTGGGGATAATTTTGAGGCGGATTTTCAAGGCTGCATGTCTGTTGGGATGAACGGTGTCTGGTTGGCCAAAAATGGTTCTGATCCAATTAAAGGCTGTGAGGCAATTAGGTCTCTTTCAGATTTAAAAAATATTATGGAAAAAACCATATGGAATTGTCAATAA
- a CDS encoding GNAT family N-acetyltransferase encodes MELSIMQPGQEKVVIDIVKEAFDESVAPDYAQEGIEEFFKFADEKSLAERTKSNSFVIISYRDKKAVGIIEIRDYCHISMYFVKPQYQRKGYGKALFNEALSIIIKKGNDINKLTVNSSLNAVSSYERLGFNIQNKEQCFNGIRFIPMALIL; translated from the coding sequence ATGGAATTGTCAATAATGCAACCAGGGCAGGAAAAGGTTGTAATAGATATAGTTAAAGAAGCATTTGATGAAAGCGTTGCACCGGATTATGCTCAGGAAGGTATTGAAGAATTTTTTAAATTTGCAGATGAAAAGAGCCTGGCAGAAAGAACAAAATCCAATTCTTTCGTTATTATCTCCTATCGGGACAAAAAAGCGGTTGGAATCATAGAGATTAGAGATTACTGTCATATATCCATGTATTTTGTGAAACCACAATATCAAAGAAAAGGTTACGGAAAGGCTCTATTTAATGAGGCGCTCTCTATAATCATCAAAAAAGGAAATGATATTAACAAGCTAACTGTAAATTCATCTTTAAATGCTGTCTCTTCGTACGAGCGGCTTGGCTTTAACATACAAAACAAGGAACAATGTTTTAACGGTATCCGTTTTATCCCTATGGCACTTATATTATGA
- a CDS encoding CHC2 zinc finger domain-containing protein — MAHRFSSRELFELRNNIPVDMLIRDHLQIPSKIRDGYFRFLCPLCNEFQTAVNPTTNLARCFRCEKNFNTIDLVMKIKGYGFRDSVLFLKQINTTHQVPASKLAALVAAIGKPMPGGQ; from the coding sequence ATGGCGCACAGGTTTTCATCACGGGAATTATTTGAACTGAGGAACAATATCCCTGTGGATATGCTGATCAGGGATCATTTACAGATTCCATCTAAAATCAGGGATGGCTATTTTCGTTTTCTATGCCCTCTGTGCAATGAATTTCAAACGGCTGTAAATCCAACCACGAACCTGGCCAGGTGCTTCCGGTGCGAAAAAAACTTTAACACCATCGACCTTGTCATGAAAATCAAGGGATATGGATTCCGGGACAGCGTCCTGTTTTTGAAGCAGATAAATACTACCCACCAGGTTCCGGCATCAAAGCTGGCTGCCCTGGTCGCTGCAATCGGCAAACCCATGCCGGGAGGGCAATGA
- a CDS encoding DNA methylase, with protein sequence MKRLAKLETLIARNQECFSKIGKALKEIRDNRLYKQALFESFETYTRERWDMGKSHAYRLIKFYEVIYNLSPIGDTLPANESQARPLTQLDSIEQRQLWKEIIESGMELTARNIKKFIDSRKTASVTKPDLTDQISNEYMAVVKAMIEQVRVAQHDHWQQTSRQAALLWHRVIHEKIVSTGADNG encoded by the coding sequence ATGAAACGGTTGGCCAAGCTTGAAACCCTGATCGCCCGGAATCAGGAGTGTTTTTCCAAAATCGGCAAGGCCTTGAAAGAAATTCGTGACAATCGTTTGTATAAGCAGGCTCTGTTTGAATCATTCGAAACATATACCAGGGAACGATGGGATATGGGGAAATCCCATGCCTACCGCCTGATCAAATTCTATGAAGTCATTTATAATCTGTCCCCAATTGGGGACACGTTACCGGCCAACGAATCCCAGGCACGGCCTCTTACTCAACTGGATTCCATAGAACAGCGCCAACTTTGGAAGGAGATTATAGAAAGCGGCATGGAGTTAACCGCGCGTAACATCAAAAAATTTATCGACTCCCGAAAAACGGCATCGGTAACCAAACCGGATCTGACGGATCAAATTTCGAATGAATACATGGCTGTTGTAAAAGCAATGATTGAACAGGTCCGTGTAGCACAGCATGATCATTGGCAGCAGACCTCTCGCCAGGCTGCATTGTTGTGGCATCGGGTCATACACGAAAAGATTGTATCAACGGGGGCAGATAATGGATGA